From Spartinivicinus ruber, the proteins below share one genomic window:
- a CDS encoding type 2 periplasmic-binding domain-containing protein: MAVTMRIAKFWGILVLIGFIVNNEPAASQEVSIELRTHISPPYQVKVDEVLTGEAIESIKCVFNTLDKNYNIKLMPWNRAIKEVETEVAHGYFAVAEDNNVNLFAKLSAPLVLEKWAWFFKNDLHPKKQQNSFKQAIIGVKSDSNEANWLSDRGYKIATKARSLALLVHQLEQGRIEVVLTNSQAFNRELIKQGVENNYTSIFTKFTPLGVYFSNNFLSKNPLFLHRFNQAVGPCTSQQIKLTDQDRLLLLQLANSRLRAIAHHPVVINTIIEQNAKHRMLTLQQELSLDQQWLGELKNNEQPLINSVLANNLSSYLKKIKKESNGLFAEVFVMDIKGFNVGQSDITSDYWQGDESKYKNTVLIGKNAIFIDEIQYDESSQHFQAQVSLSIADPKTGRVIGAITFGIDVEKALQQY, encoded by the coding sequence ATGGCTGTCACTATGCGCATCGCCAAATTCTGGGGCATACTGGTACTCATTGGTTTCATAGTCAATAATGAACCCGCTGCCAGTCAGGAAGTGTCTATTGAGCTACGCACGCATATTTCTCCACCTTATCAAGTCAAAGTCGATGAGGTTCTAACAGGAGAGGCGATAGAGTCGATAAAATGTGTTTTTAATACCTTAGATAAGAATTACAACATTAAGTTAATGCCATGGAATCGGGCAATTAAGGAAGTTGAAACTGAAGTGGCACACGGTTATTTCGCAGTAGCAGAAGATAATAATGTCAACTTATTTGCTAAGCTATCTGCGCCATTAGTCCTGGAAAAGTGGGCTTGGTTTTTTAAGAACGACCTGCACCCAAAGAAGCAGCAAAATAGTTTTAAGCAGGCAATCATTGGTGTAAAGAGTGACTCTAATGAAGCTAACTGGTTGTCTGATAGAGGCTACAAAATAGCCACAAAAGCACGATCATTAGCACTGCTAGTGCATCAGTTAGAGCAGGGCCGCATCGAAGTGGTGTTAACCAATAGCCAAGCATTTAACCGTGAACTGATCAAGCAAGGGGTAGAAAATAACTATACATCAATATTTACTAAGTTTACGCCGTTGGGGGTATATTTTTCTAATAATTTTTTAAGTAAAAACCCGTTGTTCTTGCATCGCTTTAATCAAGCTGTAGGGCCTTGTACTTCGCAGCAAATTAAATTAACAGACCAGGATCGGCTTTTACTCTTGCAGCTAGCCAATAGTCGATTGCGTGCAATTGCACACCATCCTGTGGTAATTAATACTATCATCGAACAAAACGCCAAACACCGGATGCTAACGCTACAACAGGAGCTATCCCTTGATCAACAGTGGCTAGGTGAGTTGAAGAACAACGAACAACCTTTGATTAACTCTGTATTAGCGAACAACTTATCTAGCTATTTAAAAAAAATAAAAAAAGAATCCAATGGTTTATTTGCTGAAGTTTTTGTGATGGATATTAAAGGCTTCAATGTAGGACAGAGTGATATTACCTCTGACTATTGGCAAGGGGACGAAAGTAAATATAAAAACACTGTACTCATTGGTAAAAATGCAATTTTCATCGATGAAATTCAATATGATGAATCCAGTCAACACTTTCAAGCTCAAGTGAGTTTGTCTATTGCTGACCCTAAAACTGGTCGGGTGATCGGTGCTATCACCTTTGGTATTGATGTAGAAAAAGCCTTACAGCAATACTAG
- a CDS encoding efflux RND transporter periplasmic adaptor subunit, which yields MNWLKITVPISIIAGALIISWQLSNSKQKPDTEAKPTAKLPVDTRSVTPTQVHFSITSQGTVKPHTETSLISQVSGKVRSVSSAFVSGGTFNKGDTLLTIDPLDYQVAVAQAKATLAQAKAKLTEEQGKAKTAERDWLREGRRLNQASDLALRKPYIIEAQAAVKAAKADLAKAEHYLTQTVIRAPYDGMVKNKQVDVGQFVSAGSNLAVIFATDYAEVRLPIKRSDLAFLQLPEFGNSKTKGPAVTLSAWNAPSPIWQAEITRQEGVIDEKTRMHYLVARVADPYGLQQNSQKMEQVPLYLGSFVKAQISGITIANLSPIPRHLLRKNQQLLVVDQANTLQLRTVKVVREDADFAYVKSGLQTGDQLCLTAIPSPVSGATVVVNNDSKLSANEQPTVASYSEKTNTQAGTKQQKPIEKNHGTDEPAANNTPSEG from the coding sequence ATGAATTGGCTGAAAATTACTGTTCCCATTAGCATAATTGCCGGAGCACTTATCATCAGCTGGCAACTCAGCAATAGCAAGCAAAAACCTGATACAGAAGCCAAACCGACTGCCAAACTACCAGTAGATACCCGGTCTGTTACACCAACCCAAGTACATTTTTCCATTACCAGTCAAGGTACTGTTAAGCCCCATACAGAAACCAGCTTAATCTCACAAGTATCAGGCAAGGTACGTTCTGTTTCGTCGGCATTTGTCAGCGGAGGGACTTTCAATAAAGGCGATACCCTGCTAACAATTGACCCTCTCGATTATCAGGTTGCAGTTGCCCAGGCAAAAGCAACATTAGCGCAGGCAAAAGCAAAATTAACTGAAGAACAAGGCAAAGCTAAAACAGCTGAACGGGACTGGTTGCGAGAAGGACGACGCTTAAACCAAGCCAGCGATTTAGCACTACGCAAGCCTTATATCATAGAAGCCCAAGCTGCCGTTAAGGCTGCTAAAGCAGACTTAGCCAAAGCTGAACATTATTTAACCCAAACAGTTATCCGTGCCCCCTATGACGGCATGGTTAAAAATAAACAGGTCGATGTAGGACAATTTGTGAGTGCAGGTAGTAATTTAGCGGTTATTTTTGCTACCGATTATGCCGAAGTGCGGTTACCCATTAAGCGGAGTGACTTGGCTTTTCTACAATTACCTGAATTTGGTAACAGCAAAACTAAAGGTCCAGCCGTTACCTTAAGTGCCTGGAATGCTCCCTCCCCCATCTGGCAAGCTGAAATTACTCGGCAGGAGGGGGTTATTGATGAAAAAACCCGCATGCATTATTTAGTAGCTCGGGTAGCAGACCCTTATGGTTTACAACAAAATAGTCAAAAAATGGAGCAAGTCCCACTGTATTTAGGGTCTTTTGTTAAAGCCCAAATTAGTGGAATTACCATAGCAAACCTCTCTCCAATCCCGCGACACTTGCTGCGTAAAAATCAACAGTTGCTGGTTGTTGATCAAGCCAACACTCTACAGTTACGTACTGTAAAAGTGGTAAGAGAAGATGCTGACTTTGCTTACGTAAAGTCTGGTTTACAAACAGGTGATCAACTTTGCTTAACCGCCATCCCTTCGCCTGTGAGTGGGGCAACCGTTGTTGTTAATAATGATTCAAAACTGTCAGCCAACGAACAGCCTACCGTTGCTAGCTATAGTGAAAAAACCAATACCCAAGCTGGCACCAAACAGCAAAAACCAATTGAAAAAAACCATGGCACTGATGAACCAGCTGCCAATAATACACCCAGTGAGGGGTAA
- a CDS encoding STAS domain-containing protein: protein MPLLTYDHLNARVIKLPQSIDNNTINHLSQNLVGSASDLVLDCRLTDYIDVTGFRWLVNLQEQQRNKGKDIALVNATGNLLRLLSVLHANHLLQIYDDIESYITHKQCS, encoded by the coding sequence ATGCCCCTACTGACTTATGATCACTTGAATGCGAGAGTCATTAAGTTACCCCAAAGCATTGATAACAATACTATTAACCACTTAAGTCAGAACCTCGTGGGTAGTGCTTCCGATCTGGTATTGGATTGCCGGCTGACAGACTATATCGATGTAACCGGTTTTCGCTGGTTAGTTAACTTACAAGAACAACAACGGAACAAGGGAAAAGATATTGCATTGGTCAATGCAACTGGCAATTTATTAAGGCTATTGTCAGTGTTACATGCTAATCACTTGTTACAAATATATGATGATATTGAGTCGTATATTACGCATAAACAATGTTCATGA
- a CDS encoding LysE family translocator: protein MELTNWLALIGVCILGAISPGPSLAVVMRNTVSGSRGLGVVTAIAHAIGVGGYALLSISGLAVVFAAYPSLQQAVTLIGAGYLAWLGVKAWRATSGDKGHITGCKVTTWQQAAQEGLLISLLNPKLAIFFIALFSQFIQPGMGWLEKLTMALTVMVIDGGWYCLIAVLISQQRVLALLQRQGPLIDRVTGVVLIGLSIRVVTLL, encoded by the coding sequence GTGGAGTTGACCAATTGGTTAGCGTTAATAGGGGTTTGTATTCTAGGAGCTATCTCACCTGGCCCTAGTTTGGCGGTGGTGATGAGAAATACTGTGAGTGGCTCTCGTGGTTTGGGAGTGGTAACGGCCATTGCACATGCAATTGGCGTGGGGGGGTATGCTTTATTGTCAATTTCTGGGCTAGCAGTGGTTTTTGCTGCTTATCCTTCATTGCAACAAGCCGTTACCTTAATTGGGGCAGGCTATTTAGCCTGGTTAGGCGTAAAAGCCTGGCGTGCTACCTCTGGAGATAAAGGCCACATTACTGGCTGTAAAGTCACAACCTGGCAACAGGCAGCACAAGAAGGATTACTAATTTCATTGTTAAACCCTAAGCTGGCGATTTTCTTTATTGCATTATTCAGTCAGTTTATTCAGCCAGGAATGGGGTGGTTGGAAAAATTGACAATGGCCTTAACCGTGATGGTGATTGATGGTGGTTGGTACTGTCTTATTGCTGTATTAATTTCTCAGCAACGGGTATTGGCCTTGCTACAACGGCAGGGGCCATTGATTGACCGAGTAACAGGTGTCGTCTTAATTGGTTTATCGATTCGTGTTGTGACTTTATTGTAA
- a CDS encoding efflux RND transporter permease subunit: MQSNATHNKGIIAWFAANSVAANLLMLFLLALGIGSALSIKKQMFPDIKLDTIVVSINYPGASPSEVAQSVTLRVESAVRSIAGIKKMDARAEQGYTVIILDIEKGFNVDEKLDEVRTAVDSITSFPKAVEKPSIRKVTPKNRVIWVALYGDVSYSTLHQISLEVRDEIQSLPEVSKAELLGARSAEIAVEITETQLQAYNLTFAEVADAIRNSSVDIAGGTIKAKNGNIQLRAEGQAQTETEFRDIIIRANSDGSLLRLGDIATVSDSYEDTGVFSRFNQKISIGLSVEAAGDNEIATSAAVKQYIAEKQASLPDTLHIDYWGDTSFYLQGRLNMMLENMGAGALLVFLVLTLFLRLRVAFWVVLGIPISFLGAIWLMPVGPFPVFINIVSLFAFILVLGVVVDDAIIIGESAYSEIVQSGHSHQSVVTGVKRVVVPATFGVLTTMAAFAPILTVGGTAAPFFESIAMVVMLCLFFSLVESKLILPAHLVHMKYTVNQQNWLTRLQDRIDSKLQAFIQRFYLPWLSKALTYRYTTIAIFAGMLIITVGVLKGGIVRFIFFPNVPSDFIEVALTMNEGTSNEARNKTLQHIEQALATIDQHYAKANSNQHLVKHMLTYTEDEQQGDIVVELTKSETRQLDANAITEQWRKAVGSLPGIKQLNFDSSTNAGGGAPIFYQLSSRNEVELTKAVHEFKAHLASYDGVFDIETSYSSPQPDQVLSLLPEAKAYQLRLANIGEQLRQGVHGEEVQKFQRDTSEVTVVLRYPKIERSHLGDLGNFKVRVDGENSMPLNQAVSWSEQTAPASIRRLNGRNVVTISADIDPSKIEPQTVIQTLEEDYLPQLKANYPSLTTDLEGASLEEQQTQQKMITAALFALLLIYALIAIPLKSYSQPLLIMAIIPFGLIGAVAGHWLFGLSLSMMSIYGLIALAGVLVNDSLILVDFINHSLKQGKTLSTAILNSGKTRFRAIMLTSITTFLGLVPIILEQSLQAQIVIPMAVALGFGILFATVITLFLIPALYGIFIDIQKLAAKSTNKSNNPLNVKALPDNH; this comes from the coding sequence ATGCAGTCAAACGCTACCCATAATAAAGGTATCATCGCTTGGTTTGCGGCTAACTCCGTTGCAGCCAATTTGTTAATGCTGTTTTTACTTGCCTTAGGTATCGGCTCAGCGCTGTCTATTAAAAAGCAGATGTTCCCTGACATTAAGCTCGATACGATCGTTGTATCAATCAACTACCCAGGTGCTTCACCCAGTGAGGTTGCACAAAGTGTGACTTTACGGGTGGAGTCAGCCGTTCGCTCAATTGCTGGTATAAAAAAAATGGATGCAAGAGCAGAACAGGGTTATACGGTCATTATTTTGGATATTGAAAAAGGCTTTAATGTTGATGAAAAACTGGACGAAGTGCGTACAGCTGTTGATAGCATTACCAGTTTTCCGAAAGCAGTAGAAAAGCCCAGTATTCGTAAAGTAACGCCCAAAAACCGAGTTATTTGGGTAGCCCTTTATGGCGATGTCAGTTATTCCACGCTGCATCAAATCAGCCTGGAAGTCAGGGATGAAATTCAGTCATTACCGGAAGTGAGCAAAGCAGAACTTTTGGGTGCACGCAGCGCTGAAATTGCCGTTGAAATTACTGAAACGCAACTACAAGCCTACAACTTAACCTTTGCTGAGGTAGCTGATGCTATCCGTAATAGCTCTGTGGATATTGCAGGCGGCACCATCAAAGCAAAAAATGGTAACATCCAATTACGGGCTGAGGGGCAAGCACAAACAGAAACGGAGTTTCGGGATATTATAATTCGAGCCAATAGTGATGGCTCGTTGCTGCGTCTAGGGGATATTGCCACCGTATCTGATAGCTACGAAGATACCGGGGTATTTTCTCGCTTTAATCAAAAAATATCGATTGGCCTATCAGTAGAAGCAGCCGGTGACAATGAAATTGCGACTTCAGCTGCCGTCAAACAGTACATTGCTGAAAAACAAGCCTCACTGCCCGACACCTTGCACATTGATTATTGGGGGGATACCTCATTTTATCTGCAGGGCCGCCTGAATATGATGCTGGAAAATATGGGGGCTGGTGCATTGTTAGTGTTTCTGGTGCTCACCCTGTTTTTACGGCTGCGGGTAGCGTTTTGGGTCGTATTAGGCATACCCATCAGTTTTCTGGGGGCTATCTGGTTGATGCCTGTGGGCCCATTCCCCGTATTTATTAATATTGTGAGTTTATTTGCTTTTATCCTGGTGCTAGGGGTCGTCGTCGATGATGCCATCATTATTGGTGAAAGTGCCTACAGTGAAATTGTCCAAAGTGGCCATAGCCACCAAAGCGTTGTTACAGGGGTTAAACGGGTAGTGGTACCTGCTACCTTTGGGGTGCTAACGACCATGGCTGCATTTGCCCCGATTTTAACCGTGGGTGGCACGGCTGCGCCTTTTTTTGAATCTATCGCTATGGTGGTCATGCTGTGTTTATTTTTCTCTTTGGTTGAGTCTAAACTGATATTGCCCGCTCATCTGGTGCATATGAAATATACAGTCAATCAGCAAAATTGGCTGACCCGCTTGCAAGATAGGATTGATAGTAAACTGCAAGCTTTCATCCAACGCTTTTACCTGCCCTGGCTAAGTAAAGCATTAACTTATCGGTATACGACAATTGCGATATTTGCTGGCATGCTCATTATTACTGTTGGTGTACTAAAAGGGGGGATTGTTCGTTTTATTTTCTTTCCCAATGTACCTTCTGACTTTATTGAAGTGGCCTTAACCATGAATGAAGGCACCTCCAATGAAGCGCGTAATAAGACACTGCAGCATATTGAACAGGCGCTGGCCACCATTGATCAACATTATGCAAAAGCTAATTCAAATCAGCACTTAGTCAAGCATATGCTCACCTATACAGAAGACGAGCAACAAGGTGACATTGTTGTGGAGTTAACCAAATCAGAAACACGGCAGTTAGATGCTAATGCTATCACTGAACAATGGCGTAAAGCGGTGGGTAGTTTACCTGGTATAAAACAGTTGAACTTTGATTCCAGTACTAATGCTGGTGGGGGTGCTCCCATATTTTATCAACTTTCCAGCCGTAACGAAGTGGAATTAACCAAAGCTGTGCATGAGTTTAAAGCCCATTTAGCCAGTTATGACGGGGTGTTTGATATTGAAACCAGTTACAGTTCTCCCCAACCTGATCAGGTATTAAGCTTATTACCAGAAGCCAAAGCCTATCAGTTGCGGTTAGCAAATATTGGTGAGCAACTGAGACAAGGGGTACATGGTGAAGAAGTGCAAAAATTCCAACGTGACACCTCGGAAGTGACTGTTGTACTCCGTTACCCAAAAATAGAGCGCTCTCATTTAGGGGATTTGGGCAATTTTAAAGTCAGGGTGGATGGTGAAAACAGTATGCCACTTAATCAAGCCGTTAGCTGGTCTGAACAAACGGCACCGGCCTCAATTCGCCGGCTTAACGGCAGAAATGTGGTTACTATTAGTGCAGATATTGATCCCAGTAAAATTGAACCACAAACGGTGATTCAAACGTTGGAAGAAGATTACCTTCCCCAATTAAAAGCCAACTACCCTTCCCTAACCACTGATTTAGAAGGAGCCAGTCTGGAAGAGCAGCAAACCCAGCAAAAAATGATTACAGCAGCGTTGTTTGCCTTATTGTTAATATATGCATTGATTGCCATACCGCTTAAATCGTATAGCCAACCCCTATTAATTATGGCCATTATTCCCTTTGGTCTAATTGGTGCCGTAGCTGGACATTGGTTATTTGGTTTATCCTTGAGTATGATGTCTATTTATGGGTTAATTGCCTTAGCTGGCGTATTAGTAAATGATAGCTTAATTTTGGTTGACTTTATTAACCATTCCCTCAAACAAGGGAAAACCTTATCAACAGCTATTTTAAACTCAGGTAAAACTCGCTTTAGAGCCATTATGCTCACCTCAATCACCACCTTTTTAGGGCTAGTGCCGATTATTTTAGAACAAAGTTTACAAGCACAAATTGTCATTCCAATGGCTGTGGCCTTAGGGTTTGGAATTTTGTTTGCCACAGTAATCACACTATTTTTAATCCCCGCTTTATATGGCATTTTTATTGATATCCAAAAACTGGCAGCTAAATCTACTAATAAAAGTAATAACCCACTTAACGTAAAAGCCCTGCCAGACAACCATTAA
- a CDS encoding LysR family transcriptional regulator: MEKEKLNLNLLHALYSLLTTANVTRAAEQMHLTQSAMSRNLAQLREYFNDPLLVREGSQFFLTARATALLPKLKQLIGDIDALLIDETFTPAQCERRFVLASSDYVAQYILPQIVQQVYDQAPQIKLNYRLWEPDWLTQLGHLPIDLVSTMNTGDIPENLHGQFIGQDYPVCLMSKHHPLASQSTITVKQLLAWPFVTIKTGGDKDSFLDHWLSQQQLKRQITVEVPFFSAAFSVLTESKMLLVIPLHIAINACRYLPLCYQTLPVPVPEYQYHLLWHRIHHNDPAHQWFRQQVFKKLSESMYSPIALE, translated from the coding sequence ATGGAAAAAGAAAAACTCAATCTTAATCTACTCCATGCGTTGTATAGTTTATTGACTACCGCAAATGTGACCCGTGCGGCAGAACAAATGCACTTAACCCAGTCAGCGATGAGTCGCAATCTTGCTCAATTGCGAGAGTATTTCAATGACCCGTTATTGGTTAGAGAAGGTAGCCAGTTTTTTCTGACTGCTCGAGCAACTGCTTTGTTACCCAAGCTGAAACAACTCATTGGTGATATTGATGCACTGTTGATTGATGAGACTTTTACTCCAGCGCAATGTGAACGCCGGTTTGTGTTAGCTTCTTCCGACTATGTAGCCCAGTATATTTTGCCGCAAATTGTACAACAGGTGTATGACCAAGCCCCTCAAATAAAACTCAATTATCGGCTATGGGAACCAGATTGGTTAACTCAACTGGGCCACTTACCCATTGACTTGGTGTCAACAATGAATACTGGCGATATCCCTGAAAACTTACATGGCCAATTCATTGGCCAGGATTACCCAGTTTGCTTAATGAGCAAGCACCATCCACTCGCTAGCCAATCAACAATAACGGTTAAACAATTACTAGCCTGGCCTTTTGTGACGATTAAAACCGGTGGGGATAAAGACAGTTTTCTTGATCATTGGCTGTCTCAACAGCAACTCAAACGTCAAATTACCGTTGAAGTACCATTTTTTTCGGCGGCATTTTCTGTGTTAACTGAAAGCAAAATGTTACTGGTTATTCCTTTACATATTGCCATTAATGCTTGCCGTTATTTACCCCTCTGCTATCAAACGCTCCCAGTGCCTGTGCCGGAGTATCAATATCACTTATTATGGCATCGAATTCATCATAATGATCCTGCCCATCAATGGTTTAGGCAGCAGGTATTTAAAAAGTTAAGTGAGTCAATGTATTCGCCCATAGCTCTGGAGTGA